Below is a genomic region from Telmatobacter sp. DSM 110680.
CTCATTATAGAAATTCACCAGCTCCCGGAGATCCGCAGCCGCGCCATTATGAAAATAAGGCGCACGCGCCGCCAGCCCCCGCAGAATCGGCCCCTTTCCCCGATTGACATCCGCGCACTTTCCAGTGACCAGCCCCTTCCCCGGATCAGAAGTGTAGTACGTAACGGTGCTCCCCGGATTTGCGGCATCAGGACACCCACTGATCGCGAAGACCGGAAGATCCGGCGCACTCAACTGCTGTAAACCCGTCACGATCGCATTATTCGACTCGTACCCGGGCAAACGGCTCGTAGCGATATCTAGAGGAAGAGCAACCGAATGGTTGCCCACATTCGGCGAGTCGTGGCAGGTTGTGCAAGTCCCCGCAATCGACGCCGGACTTCCCAGCGCAGGATTATCATTCAATCCGCGCACCCCGGTAATGACTGCCGTTCGCGTATTGAAGAGCTTCTCGCCCGCGGCAATGTCTTCCCGCGCCGCATTCCTTCCATTATCGTTCCAGTCATCGCGCCCGTCATAGCGATTGCCGTTGACACTGGGCTTCTCCCAAGCCGTATACAACGAGAACGCGCTCGAATTGAACGGAGTTCCCGTCGGGTCCGCTCCCAGCGCATCGTTCGCGCCCGGATAATACGGTTGATTCGACAATTCCACCGTGCCGCCTTTCGCTCCATGCCTGTCCAGCGAACCTGCCGCGTTATCTCGCACCTGTGCAGTCGTGAGTCCCATCTCGAACTGCACAATCTGCGCCAACTGCGCGTCGCTCGGCGCCGTACCCTGTGCATGCTGCAGAACAGCGCTCTTCGCCTGGTCGGCAAGATCGAAAACCATATTCGCGCTAATCGTCTGCGCGTTGTTCAGTGGCATCAGCGTCTCGCGCCCGTCAAACATAATCGTGCTGAGGTAGCGCAGATTCGCGGTTGGTAGCGGCCGCCGGTATACAGAGATCAACGGGCGGCCGGTCGTCGCATCCGTAGTCATCGCACATCCATAAGGATCGTGCACCACCGCAATTTGAAATTCCGGCACTGCCGGCAACGTAATTCCGATCCGAATCAACCCGCGCTCCAGCAGCAGGCTGTGCGCATCCCGGCCCGTTGACGTCGCAGTGGGGCAATTCGCTCCATCAAACGCCGCAAACAGTGGATCGGTGCCGTGCGTGCGTTCGTAGATCCTCTGAACTCCCTGTGCGCTGAGGCTGAATGCCTGGTCGGCCTGGTGGCACGTCTCGCAGGTGCGCCCATTCGTGCCCAGAGGCCGGAAAAATGGATTGTCCTTATGGATATCGCCCGCGGTATTGAACGTCGCCACCGCCCCTGTCTCATCCTCAAACGGCTGAAGATTAGGAATCATGGTCAGCATTGCAGCGCCCGCGCTGAGAGATAAGAACGAAATAACTGCCAACACTCCGTGACGATTCCGCACGACCTTCATGCTGAAAACCTCCTGAAACGAGCCCATGGCCCGCGATGCGATTGCATAATTAGTGATCGAATCCTGCTGGTCGTTTCATCGTGCGTGCCCTTCTCACCATGGTCCGTTCAAGCTCTGGCCCGGCACTAGCCCATTAAACTGAAGAAATGGATGATATTCAGGCGTTCATCCGCCGCCTCCCCAAGGCCGAACTCCACCTCCACCTCGAAGGTACGATCACTCCTGCCACGCTCGCCGAGCTCAGCCAGCGACACGACGCCACGCCCATCACCCTGCGTCAGGCTGAAGCTCTCTATCAATTCACTGACTTCACCGGCTTCATCGAAGCCTTCAAGGCCGTCACGCGCCAGCTCGCGCAGCCTGAAGACTACGAGCTTGCTGCCTGGCGCATGATGCAGCATCTCGCCGAGCAGGGCGTCGTCCACGCTGAAGTCTTCATCTCCGTCGGCGTTATCTACATGTGGCGCAATCATGATCCCGCCTGCTTCGAGCCCATCTTCGCAGGCCTCGAACGCGCGCGACTCCGCGCCGAAAGGGAACTGGGACTCTCCATTTACTGGATCTTCGACGCCGTCCGCCACTTCACCGTGCCCGAGGCCGAGCGCGTCTTTGAAAAAGCGGCGGCAATGCGCGCTGAATTTCCCTCCATCGTCGCCATCGGCCTCGGTGGCGATGAGCGTCGGTGCGGCTCAGAACCGTTTCGCGCAGCGTTTGCGCAGGCGCGCAACGCCGGTCTGCGTCTCACCAACCATGCCGGCGAAACCACCGGCCCCGAAGCCATCTGGGAAGCGCTCGCAATCGGATCAGAACGGCTGGGGCACGTTCTCTCGGCAACGGAAGATCCGAATCTCCTCCAAGAGCTGAAAACACGCAGCGTTGGACTGGAGTTAAATCCCACGTCCAATGTTCGTACCGGCGTCTGCCCCTCGTTCGCCGCTCATCCCCTGCGGCGCTATTTCGATTCCGGCCTTCTTGTCACTCTCAACTCCGACGACCCTGCCTTCTTCGGTTCCGATCTCGCCAACGAATATCTGCTCGCCCACACCCAGCAGGGATTTTCCCGTGATGAACTGCGAGATCTCGCAGCGAATTCCATCCGCGCCAGTTTTCTTCCACCTGCAACGCAGCATTCATGGCTCAGCAAGATAGCGGAAACACAATGAATCCAGTACCACTTTGGGACGCATCAAACCAAAGTTGTAGTCTCACTTCTTTCGAGTGAGATACGTCCAATTGGAGTTGGGCTATCATTGTTTATAGGAGACCAGTTCATTTTATGTCCGCAGAAGCCAATAATCTGACCCTCCTCGACGACGAAGAGGAGACCAAGACCCTCAAGGTCATTGGATGGTTCTCCGTCGGTATGGCCGTTGCCGCAGTTGGCCTCTATATAGGCCGCGAACTTCGCTCACGTTACAAGTTCAAGAGACGGACTCCCTACGACTTCTACTCAAGCGCCGGCAATCGACAGTCAACCGAGTTTGGCGTCGGCATCTAGGTTCGCTTCAATCCCTTTTTTGAAAAAATGCCGCCTCGCGCGGCATTTTTCGTTTCCTGTCATTCTCTCGCCAATTTAGGATTTCCGAAGATCAGGTGGATTCATAAGTCTGTCATTCTTTGAGGTCCGACTTCATGTACTCATTCCCCAAATGCGTTTTGCTGGCTCTTCTGTCCTGCGCTCCCTTGTCCGCAATCGCCCAGTCTGATGCTGCTCCAATGTCACCGAACTCCCCGCTGGATCCGGTAGCCACCGCCGCAACGAAAGCTAAGCTCACTGAACTTCGTGACGCATTCGTACAGCAAGCGAAGTCCGCCGGCGCTGGATGCTCACTTGATACTCCCAGAATCGAAATCACCGACGTGCCCTCCTTCGGCAACTACGATCCTGCCAGCAACACCTTGCGCATTTCTGCATGGAGTTTGCTGAAAGCCGACCAGAAAAAGTTCTTCTTCCATCTTGCCGGCCCAGATGCCGACGATGAAGCGGCACACCGCGTCTTCGATCGTGGAACTTATAGCTGGGTCATCGTGCACGAATTAGGGCATTGGTGGCAAGCCTGCAATGC
It encodes:
- the add gene encoding adenosine deaminase, producing MDDIQAFIRRLPKAELHLHLEGTITPATLAELSQRHDATPITLRQAEALYQFTDFTGFIEAFKAVTRQLAQPEDYELAAWRMMQHLAEQGVVHAEVFISVGVIYMWRNHDPACFEPIFAGLERARLRAERELGLSIYWIFDAVRHFTVPEAERVFEKAAAMRAEFPSIVAIGLGGDERRCGSEPFRAAFAQARNAGLRLTNHAGETTGPEAIWEALAIGSERLGHVLSATEDPNLLQELKTRSVGLELNPTSNVRTGVCPSFAAHPLRRYFDSGLLVTLNSDDPAFFGSDLANEYLLAHTQQGFSRDELRDLAANSIRASFLPPATQHSWLSKIAETQ